The Calditrichota bacterium genome includes a region encoding these proteins:
- a CDS encoding diaminopimelate epimerase, protein MKNLKFSKLSATGNDFILFDNRERILTGDEHDFFRKICQRRISVGADGILLLEESKKHHFSMRYFNSDGSLGEMCGNGARASAYYAFTHQIAPAELTFDVLGVPYRASVNGDFVQLVMPPPIEIREYPEVLQEKEFKEGGYLNVGVPHYVIFVPDVNAINVELLGRGYRHHAAFQPWGTNVNFVQIADKNKILIRTYERGVEEETLACGTGTISAAILAVKQQGCRLPLKVQARGGLLEVDFDDEISEIKLAGEAKEIYSGELIDE, encoded by the coding sequence ATGAAAAATTTAAAATTCAGCAAACTCAGCGCCACTGGCAATGATTTCATTCTTTTCGACAACCGAGAGAGAATCCTCACCGGCGACGAGCACGATTTTTTTCGAAAAATCTGCCAACGAAGAATTTCTGTCGGAGCGGATGGGATTTTGCTGCTCGAAGAAAGCAAAAAACATCATTTTTCCATGCGCTATTTCAATTCAGACGGCTCTCTCGGCGAAATGTGCGGCAACGGCGCCCGGGCTTCGGCGTATTACGCTTTTACACATCAAATTGCTCCGGCGGAATTGACCTTTGATGTGTTGGGGGTGCCTTATCGTGCCAGCGTCAATGGCGATTTTGTCCAGCTTGTTATGCCGCCGCCAATTGAAATTCGCGAATATCCCGAAGTACTTCAGGAGAAGGAATTTAAAGAAGGCGGCTATCTCAATGTCGGCGTGCCCCATTACGTCATTTTTGTTCCAGACGTTAATGCGATCAACGTGGAACTTCTGGGGCGCGGATATCGCCATCATGCGGCGTTTCAGCCTTGGGGCACAAATGTCAACTTTGTGCAGATTGCCGACAAAAATAAAATTCTCATCCGCACTTACGAGCGCGGCGTGGAAGAAGAAACTTTAGCCTGCGGAACCGGTACGATTTCTGCGGCGATTTTAGCCGTCAAACAGCAAGGATGCAGACTGCCTCTGAAAGTTCAGGCGCGCGGCGGATTGTTGGAAGTGGATTTTGACGATGAAATATCAGAAATCAAACTCGCCGGGGAGGCAAAAGAAATTTATTCCGGCGAACTGATTGATGAATAA